The following proteins are co-located in the Rattus norvegicus strain BN/NHsdMcwi chromosome 19, GRCr8, whole genome shotgun sequence genome:
- the Tecr gene encoding very-long-chain enoyl-CoA reductase isoform X1 translates to MDISLSMAAKEAHQGLDGLPMPMPHKAAKKHKKAVLFFEVEIRDAKTREKLCFLDKVEPQATISEIKTLFTKTHPQWYPARQSLRLDPKGKSLKDEDVLQKLPVGTTATLYFRDLGAQISWVTVFLTEYAGPLFIYLLFYFRVPFIYGRKYDFTSSRHTVVHLACMCHSFHYIKRLLETLFVHRFSHGTMPLRNIFKNCTYYWGFAAWMAYYINHPLYTPPTYGVQQVKLALAIFVVKRLGQQPNVICQLGNFSIHMALRDLRPAGSKTRKIPYPTKNPFTWLFLLVSCPNYTYEVGSWIGFAIMTQCVPVALFSLVGFTQMTIWAKGKHRSYLKEFRDYPPLRMPIIPFLL, encoded by the exons ATGGATATAAGCTTGAGCATGGCAGCCAAAGAGGCCCACCAAGGCCTCGATGGCCTTCCCATGCCCATGCCCCACAAAGCAGCCAAGAAGCATAAAAAGGCGGTTCTCTTCTTCGAGGTGGAGATTCGGGATGCAAAGACGAGGGAGAAGCTGTGCTTCCTGGACAAG GTAGAGCCTCAGGCCACCATTTCTGAAATCAAGACCCTTTTCACCAAGACAC ACCCGCAGTGGTATCCTGCCCGCCAGTCCCTCCGCCTGGACCCCA AGGGGAAGTCCCTGAAAGATGAAGATGTGTTGCAGAAGCTTCCTGTGGGCACCACAGCTACGCTCTACTTCCGGGACCTCGGGGCCCAGATCAGCTGGGTGACG GTCTTCCTGACGGAGTATGCTGGGCCCCTTTTCATCTACCTGCTCTTCTACTTCCGGGTGCCCTTCATTTATGGCCGCAAATACGACTTTACATCCAGTCGGCATACTGTGGTGCA CCTCGCCTGCATGTGCCACTCCTTCCACTACATCAAGCGCCTGCTGGAGACTCTCTTCGTGCACCGATTCTCTCACGGAACCATGCCCCTGCGAAACATCTTCAAA aactGCACCTACTACTGGGGCTTTGCTGCGTGGATGGCTTATTACATCAACCACCCTCTCTACACACCCCCTA CCTATGGAGTTCAGCAGGTTAAGCTGGCACTGGCCATTTTTGTGGTAAAGAGGCTGGGGCAGCAACCAAATGTG ATCTGTCAGCTTGGGAACTTCTCTATCCACATGGCTCTCCGGGATCTTCGACCAGCGG GGTCGAAAACCAGGAAGATCCCATACCCCACCAAGAACCCCTTCACCTGGCTGTTTCTGTTGGTGTCCTGTCCCAACTACACTTACGAG GTCGGCTCCTGGATTGGCTTTGCCATTATGACACAGTGTGTCCCAG TGGCCCTCTTCTCCCTGGTGGGCTTCACCCAGATGACTATCTGGGCCAAGGGCAAGCATCGCAGCTACCTGAAGGAGTTCCGTGACTACCCACCCCTGCGCATGCCCATAATCCCCTTCCTGCTCTGA
- the Tecr gene encoding very-long-chain enoyl-CoA reductase isoform 1 (isoform 1 is encoded by transcript variant 1), with product MKHYEVEIRDAKTREKLCFLDKVEPQATISEIKTLFTKTHPQWYPARQSLRLDPKGKSLKDEDVLQKLPVGTTATLYFRDLGAQISWVTVFLTEYAGPLFIYLLFYFRVPFIYGRKYDFTSSRHTVVHLACMCHSFHYIKRLLETLFVHRFSHGTMPLRNIFKNCTYYWGFAAWMAYYINHPLYTPPTYGVQQVKLALAIFVICQLGNFSIHMALRDLRPAGSKTRKIPYPTKNPFTWLFLLVSCPNYTYEVGSWIGFAIMTQCVPVALFSLVGFTQMTIWAKGKHRSYLKEFRDYPPLRMPIIPFLL from the exons GTGGAGATTCGGGATGCAAAGACGAGGGAGAAGCTGTGCTTCCTGGACAAG GTAGAGCCTCAGGCCACCATTTCTGAAATCAAGACCCTTTTCACCAAGACAC ACCCGCAGTGGTATCCTGCCCGCCAGTCCCTCCGCCTGGACCCCA AGGGGAAGTCCCTGAAAGATGAAGATGTGTTGCAGAAGCTTCCTGTGGGCACCACAGCTACGCTCTACTTCCGGGACCTCGGGGCCCAGATCAGCTGGGTGACG GTCTTCCTGACGGAGTATGCTGGGCCCCTTTTCATCTACCTGCTCTTCTACTTCCGGGTGCCCTTCATTTATGGCCGCAAATACGACTTTACATCCAGTCGGCATACTGTGGTGCA CCTCGCCTGCATGTGCCACTCCTTCCACTACATCAAGCGCCTGCTGGAGACTCTCTTCGTGCACCGATTCTCTCACGGAACCATGCCCCTGCGAAACATCTTCAAA aactGCACCTACTACTGGGGCTTTGCTGCGTGGATGGCTTATTACATCAACCACCCTCTCTACACACCCCCTA CCTATGGAGTTCAGCAGGTTAAGCTGGCACTGGCCATTTTTGTG ATCTGTCAGCTTGGGAACTTCTCTATCCACATGGCTCTCCGGGATCTTCGACCAGCGG GGTCGAAAACCAGGAAGATCCCATACCCCACCAAGAACCCCTTCACCTGGCTGTTTCTGTTGGTGTCCTGTCCCAACTACACTTACGAG GTCGGCTCCTGGATTGGCTTTGCCATTATGACACAGTGTGTCCCAG TGGCCCTCTTCTCCCTGGTGGGCTTCACCCAGATGACTATCTGGGCCAAGGGCAAGCATCGCAGCTACCTGAAGGAGTTCCGTGACTACCCACCCCTGCGCATGCCCATAATCCCCTTCCTGCTCTGA
- the Ndufb7 gene encoding NADH dehydrogenase [ubiquinone] 1 beta subcomplex subunit 7, producing MGAHLTRRYLWDASVEPDPEKMPSFPPNYGLPERKERVMVATQQEMMDAQLTLQQRDYCAHYLIRLLKCKRDSFPNFVACKHEQHDWDYCEHQDYVKRMKEFERERRLLRRKKRRELREQRVAQGQGEGEVGPEMAL from the exons ATGGGGGCGCACCTGACCCGGCGCTATCTGTGGGATGCCTCGGTGGAGCCTGACCCTGAGAAGATGCCCAGCTTCCCGCCGAACTACGGTCTTCCGGAGCGCAAGGAGCGAG TGATGGTGGCCACACAGCAGGAGATGATGGATGCCCAGCTGACACTACAGCAACGTGACTACTGTGCGCACTACCTCATCCGGCTGCTGAAGTGCAAACGCGACAGCTTTCCCAACTTCGTGGCCTGCAAGCATGAGCAGCATGACTGGGACTACTGCGAGCACCAGGA CTATGTGAAGCGCATGAAGGAGTTTGAACGTGAGCGGCGACTGCTCCGAAGGAAGAAGCGGAGGGAACTGAGGGAGCAACGGGTAGCCCAAGgccagggagaaggagaggtgggCCCTGAGATGGCCCTGTAG
- the Tecr gene encoding very-long-chain enoyl-CoA reductase isoform X2 yields MDISLSMAAKEAHQGLDGLPMPMPHKAAKKHKKAVLFFEVEIRDAKTREKLCFLDKVEPQATISEIKTLFTKTQGKSLKDEDVLQKLPVGTTATLYFRDLGAQISWVTVFLTEYAGPLFIYLLFYFRVPFIYGRKYDFTSSRHTVVHLACMCHSFHYIKRLLETLFVHRFSHGTMPLRNIFKNCTYYWGFAAWMAYYINHPLYTPPTYGVQQVKLALAIFVVKRLGQQPNVICQLGNFSIHMALRDLRPAGSKTRKIPYPTKNPFTWLFLLVSCPNYTYEVGSWIGFAIMTQCVPVALFSLVGFTQMTIWAKGKHRSYLKEFRDYPPLRMPIIPFLL; encoded by the exons ATGGATATAAGCTTGAGCATGGCAGCCAAAGAGGCCCACCAAGGCCTCGATGGCCTTCCCATGCCCATGCCCCACAAAGCAGCCAAGAAGCATAAAAAGGCGGTTCTCTTCTTCGAGGTGGAGATTCGGGATGCAAAGACGAGGGAGAAGCTGTGCTTCCTGGACAAG GTAGAGCCTCAGGCCACCATTTCTGAAATCAAGACCCTTTTCACCAAGACAC AGGGGAAGTCCCTGAAAGATGAAGATGTGTTGCAGAAGCTTCCTGTGGGCACCACAGCTACGCTCTACTTCCGGGACCTCGGGGCCCAGATCAGCTGGGTGACG GTCTTCCTGACGGAGTATGCTGGGCCCCTTTTCATCTACCTGCTCTTCTACTTCCGGGTGCCCTTCATTTATGGCCGCAAATACGACTTTACATCCAGTCGGCATACTGTGGTGCA CCTCGCCTGCATGTGCCACTCCTTCCACTACATCAAGCGCCTGCTGGAGACTCTCTTCGTGCACCGATTCTCTCACGGAACCATGCCCCTGCGAAACATCTTCAAA aactGCACCTACTACTGGGGCTTTGCTGCGTGGATGGCTTATTACATCAACCACCCTCTCTACACACCCCCTA CCTATGGAGTTCAGCAGGTTAAGCTGGCACTGGCCATTTTTGTGGTAAAGAGGCTGGGGCAGCAACCAAATGTG ATCTGTCAGCTTGGGAACTTCTCTATCCACATGGCTCTCCGGGATCTTCGACCAGCGG GGTCGAAAACCAGGAAGATCCCATACCCCACCAAGAACCCCTTCACCTGGCTGTTTCTGTTGGTGTCCTGTCCCAACTACACTTACGAG GTCGGCTCCTGGATTGGCTTTGCCATTATGACACAGTGTGTCCCAG TGGCCCTCTTCTCCCTGGTGGGCTTCACCCAGATGACTATCTGGGCCAAGGGCAAGCATCGCAGCTACCTGAAGGAGTTCCGTGACTACCCACCCCTGCGCATGCCCATAATCCCCTTCCTGCTCTGA
- the Tecr gene encoding very-long-chain enoyl-CoA reductase isoform 5 (isoform 5 is encoded by transcript variant 5), translating into MCHSFHYIKRLLETLFVHRFSHGTMPLRNIFKNCTYYWGFAAWMAYYINHPLYTPPTYGVQQVKLALAIFVICQLGNFSIHMALRDLRPAGSKTRKIPYPTKNPFTWLFLLVSCPNYTYEVGSWIGFAIMTQCVPVALFSLVGFTQMTIWAKGKHRSYLKEFRDYPPLRMPIIPFLL; encoded by the exons ATGTGCCACTCCTTCCACTACATCAAGCGCCTGCTGGAGACTCTCTTCGTGCACCGATTCTCTCACGGAACCATGCCCCTGCGAAACATCTTCAAA aactGCACCTACTACTGGGGCTTTGCTGCGTGGATGGCTTATTACATCAACCACCCTCTCTACACACCCCCTA CCTATGGAGTTCAGCAGGTTAAGCTGGCACTGGCCATTTTTGTG ATCTGTCAGCTTGGGAACTTCTCTATCCACATGGCTCTCCGGGATCTTCGACCAGCGG GGTCGAAAACCAGGAAGATCCCATACCCCACCAAGAACCCCTTCACCTGGCTGTTTCTGTTGGTGTCCTGTCCCAACTACACTTACGAG GTCGGCTCCTGGATTGGCTTTGCCATTATGACACAGTGTGTCCCAG TGGCCCTCTTCTCCCTGGTGGGCTTCACCCAGATGACTATCTGGGCCAAGGGCAAGCATCGCAGCTACCTGAAGGAGTTCCGTGACTACCCACCCCTGCGCATGCCCATAATCCCCTTCCTGCTCTGA
- the Tecr gene encoding very-long-chain enoyl-CoA reductase isoform 3 (isoform 3 is encoded by transcript variant 3), giving the protein MDISLSMAAKEAHQGLDGLPMPMPHKAAKKHKKAVLFFEVEIRDAKTREKLCFLDKVEPQATISEIKTLFTKTQGKSLKDEDVLQKLPVGTTATLYFRDLGAQISWVTVFLTEYAGPLFIYLLFYFRVPFIYGRKYDFTSSRHTVVHLACMCHSFHYIKRLLETLFVHRFSHGTMPLRNIFKNCTYYWGFAAWMAYYINHPLYTPPTYGVQQVKLALAIFVICQLGNFSIHMALRDLRPAGSKTRKIPYPTKNPFTWLFLLVSCPNYTYEVGSWIGFAIMTQCVPVALFSLVGFTQMTIWAKGKHRSYLKEFRDYPPLRMPIIPFLL; this is encoded by the exons ATGGATATAAGCTTGAGCATGGCAGCCAAAGAGGCCCACCAAGGCCTCGATGGCCTTCCCATGCCCATGCCCCACAAAGCAGCCAAGAAGCATAAAAAGGCGGTTCTCTTCTTCGAGGTGGAGATTCGGGATGCAAAGACGAGGGAGAAGCTGTGCTTCCTGGACAAG GTAGAGCCTCAGGCCACCATTTCTGAAATCAAGACCCTTTTCACCAAGACAC AGGGGAAGTCCCTGAAAGATGAAGATGTGTTGCAGAAGCTTCCTGTGGGCACCACAGCTACGCTCTACTTCCGGGACCTCGGGGCCCAGATCAGCTGGGTGACG GTCTTCCTGACGGAGTATGCTGGGCCCCTTTTCATCTACCTGCTCTTCTACTTCCGGGTGCCCTTCATTTATGGCCGCAAATACGACTTTACATCCAGTCGGCATACTGTGGTGCA CCTCGCCTGCATGTGCCACTCCTTCCACTACATCAAGCGCCTGCTGGAGACTCTCTTCGTGCACCGATTCTCTCACGGAACCATGCCCCTGCGAAACATCTTCAAA aactGCACCTACTACTGGGGCTTTGCTGCGTGGATGGCTTATTACATCAACCACCCTCTCTACACACCCCCTA CCTATGGAGTTCAGCAGGTTAAGCTGGCACTGGCCATTTTTGTG ATCTGTCAGCTTGGGAACTTCTCTATCCACATGGCTCTCCGGGATCTTCGACCAGCGG GGTCGAAAACCAGGAAGATCCCATACCCCACCAAGAACCCCTTCACCTGGCTGTTTCTGTTGGTGTCCTGTCCCAACTACACTTACGAG GTCGGCTCCTGGATTGGCTTTGCCATTATGACACAGTGTGTCCCAG TGGCCCTCTTCTCCCTGGTGGGCTTCACCCAGATGACTATCTGGGCCAAGGGCAAGCATCGCAGCTACCTGAAGGAGTTCCGTGACTACCCACCCCTGCGCATGCCCATAATCCCCTTCCTGCTCTGA
- the Tecr gene encoding very-long-chain enoyl-CoA reductase isoform X3, with protein sequence MKHYEVEIRDAKTREKLCFLDKVEPQATISEIKTLFTKTHPQWYPARQSLRLDPKGKSLKDEDVLQKLPVGTTATLYFRDLGAQISWVTVFLTEYAGPLFIYLLFYFRVPFIYGRKYDFTSSRHTVVHLACMCHSFHYIKRLLETLFVHRFSHGTMPLRNIFKNCTYYWGFAAWMAYYINHPLYTPPTYGVQQVKLALAIFVVKRLGQQPNVICQLGNFSIHMALRDLRPAGSKTRKIPYPTKNPFTWLFLLVSCPNYTYEVGSWIGFAIMTQCVPVALFSLVGFTQMTIWAKGKHRSYLKEFRDYPPLRMPIIPFLL encoded by the exons GTGGAGATTCGGGATGCAAAGACGAGGGAGAAGCTGTGCTTCCTGGACAAG GTAGAGCCTCAGGCCACCATTTCTGAAATCAAGACCCTTTTCACCAAGACAC ACCCGCAGTGGTATCCTGCCCGCCAGTCCCTCCGCCTGGACCCCA AGGGGAAGTCCCTGAAAGATGAAGATGTGTTGCAGAAGCTTCCTGTGGGCACCACAGCTACGCTCTACTTCCGGGACCTCGGGGCCCAGATCAGCTGGGTGACG GTCTTCCTGACGGAGTATGCTGGGCCCCTTTTCATCTACCTGCTCTTCTACTTCCGGGTGCCCTTCATTTATGGCCGCAAATACGACTTTACATCCAGTCGGCATACTGTGGTGCA CCTCGCCTGCATGTGCCACTCCTTCCACTACATCAAGCGCCTGCTGGAGACTCTCTTCGTGCACCGATTCTCTCACGGAACCATGCCCCTGCGAAACATCTTCAAA aactGCACCTACTACTGGGGCTTTGCTGCGTGGATGGCTTATTACATCAACCACCCTCTCTACACACCCCCTA CCTATGGAGTTCAGCAGGTTAAGCTGGCACTGGCCATTTTTGTGGTAAAGAGGCTGGGGCAGCAACCAAATGTG ATCTGTCAGCTTGGGAACTTCTCTATCCACATGGCTCTCCGGGATCTTCGACCAGCGG GGTCGAAAACCAGGAAGATCCCATACCCCACCAAGAACCCCTTCACCTGGCTGTTTCTGTTGGTGTCCTGTCCCAACTACACTTACGAG GTCGGCTCCTGGATTGGCTTTGCCATTATGACACAGTGTGTCCCAG TGGCCCTCTTCTCCCTGGTGGGCTTCACCCAGATGACTATCTGGGCCAAGGGCAAGCATCGCAGCTACCTGAAGGAGTTCCGTGACTACCCACCCCTGCGCATGCCCATAATCCCCTTCCTGCTCTGA
- the Tecr gene encoding very-long-chain enoyl-CoA reductase isoform X4, with the protein MKHYEVEIRDAKTREKLCFLDKVEPQATISEIKTLFTKTQGKSLKDEDVLQKLPVGTTATLYFRDLGAQISWVTVFLTEYAGPLFIYLLFYFRVPFIYGRKYDFTSSRHTVVHLACMCHSFHYIKRLLETLFVHRFSHGTMPLRNIFKNCTYYWGFAAWMAYYINHPLYTPPTYGVQQVKLALAIFVVKRLGQQPNVICQLGNFSIHMALRDLRPAGSKTRKIPYPTKNPFTWLFLLVSCPNYTYEVGSWIGFAIMTQCVPVALFSLVGFTQMTIWAKGKHRSYLKEFRDYPPLRMPIIPFLL; encoded by the exons GTGGAGATTCGGGATGCAAAGACGAGGGAGAAGCTGTGCTTCCTGGACAAG GTAGAGCCTCAGGCCACCATTTCTGAAATCAAGACCCTTTTCACCAAGACAC AGGGGAAGTCCCTGAAAGATGAAGATGTGTTGCAGAAGCTTCCTGTGGGCACCACAGCTACGCTCTACTTCCGGGACCTCGGGGCCCAGATCAGCTGGGTGACG GTCTTCCTGACGGAGTATGCTGGGCCCCTTTTCATCTACCTGCTCTTCTACTTCCGGGTGCCCTTCATTTATGGCCGCAAATACGACTTTACATCCAGTCGGCATACTGTGGTGCA CCTCGCCTGCATGTGCCACTCCTTCCACTACATCAAGCGCCTGCTGGAGACTCTCTTCGTGCACCGATTCTCTCACGGAACCATGCCCCTGCGAAACATCTTCAAA aactGCACCTACTACTGGGGCTTTGCTGCGTGGATGGCTTATTACATCAACCACCCTCTCTACACACCCCCTA CCTATGGAGTTCAGCAGGTTAAGCTGGCACTGGCCATTTTTGTGGTAAAGAGGCTGGGGCAGCAACCAAATGTG ATCTGTCAGCTTGGGAACTTCTCTATCCACATGGCTCTCCGGGATCTTCGACCAGCGG GGTCGAAAACCAGGAAGATCCCATACCCCACCAAGAACCCCTTCACCTGGCTGTTTCTGTTGGTGTCCTGTCCCAACTACACTTACGAG GTCGGCTCCTGGATTGGCTTTGCCATTATGACACAGTGTGTCCCAG TGGCCCTCTTCTCCCTGGTGGGCTTCACCCAGATGACTATCTGGGCCAAGGGCAAGCATCGCAGCTACCTGAAGGAGTTCCGTGACTACCCACCCCTGCGCATGCCCATAATCCCCTTCCTGCTCTGA
- the Tecr gene encoding very-long-chain enoyl-CoA reductase isoform 2 (isoform 2 is encoded by transcript variant 2), which produces MKHYEVEIRDAKTREKLCFLDKVEPQATISEIKTLFTKTQGKSLKDEDVLQKLPVGTTATLYFRDLGAQISWVTVFLTEYAGPLFIYLLFYFRVPFIYGRKYDFTSSRHTVVHLACMCHSFHYIKRLLETLFVHRFSHGTMPLRNIFKNCTYYWGFAAWMAYYINHPLYTPPTYGVQQVKLALAIFVICQLGNFSIHMALRDLRPAGSKTRKIPYPTKNPFTWLFLLVSCPNYTYEVGSWIGFAIMTQCVPVALFSLVGFTQMTIWAKGKHRSYLKEFRDYPPLRMPIIPFLL; this is translated from the exons GTGGAGATTCGGGATGCAAAGACGAGGGAGAAGCTGTGCTTCCTGGACAAG GTAGAGCCTCAGGCCACCATTTCTGAAATCAAGACCCTTTTCACCAAGACAC AGGGGAAGTCCCTGAAAGATGAAGATGTGTTGCAGAAGCTTCCTGTGGGCACCACAGCTACGCTCTACTTCCGGGACCTCGGGGCCCAGATCAGCTGGGTGACG GTCTTCCTGACGGAGTATGCTGGGCCCCTTTTCATCTACCTGCTCTTCTACTTCCGGGTGCCCTTCATTTATGGCCGCAAATACGACTTTACATCCAGTCGGCATACTGTGGTGCA CCTCGCCTGCATGTGCCACTCCTTCCACTACATCAAGCGCCTGCTGGAGACTCTCTTCGTGCACCGATTCTCTCACGGAACCATGCCCCTGCGAAACATCTTCAAA aactGCACCTACTACTGGGGCTTTGCTGCGTGGATGGCTTATTACATCAACCACCCTCTCTACACACCCCCTA CCTATGGAGTTCAGCAGGTTAAGCTGGCACTGGCCATTTTTGTG ATCTGTCAGCTTGGGAACTTCTCTATCCACATGGCTCTCCGGGATCTTCGACCAGCGG GGTCGAAAACCAGGAAGATCCCATACCCCACCAAGAACCCCTTCACCTGGCTGTTTCTGTTGGTGTCCTGTCCCAACTACACTTACGAG GTCGGCTCCTGGATTGGCTTTGCCATTATGACACAGTGTGTCCCAG TGGCCCTCTTCTCCCTGGTGGGCTTCACCCAGATGACTATCTGGGCCAAGGGCAAGCATCGCAGCTACCTGAAGGAGTTCCGTGACTACCCACCCCTGCGCATGCCCATAATCCCCTTCCTGCTCTGA
- the Tecr gene encoding very-long-chain enoyl-CoA reductase isoform X5, producing the protein MCHSFHYIKRLLETLFVHRFSHGTMPLRNIFKNCTYYWGFAAWMAYYINHPLYTPPTYGVQQVKLALAIFVVKRLGQQPNVICQLGNFSIHMALRDLRPAGSKTRKIPYPTKNPFTWLFLLVSCPNYTYEVGSWIGFAIMTQCVPVALFSLVGFTQMTIWAKGKHRSYLKEFRDYPPLRMPIIPFLL; encoded by the exons ATGTGCCACTCCTTCCACTACATCAAGCGCCTGCTGGAGACTCTCTTCGTGCACCGATTCTCTCACGGAACCATGCCCCTGCGAAACATCTTCAAA aactGCACCTACTACTGGGGCTTTGCTGCGTGGATGGCTTATTACATCAACCACCCTCTCTACACACCCCCTA CCTATGGAGTTCAGCAGGTTAAGCTGGCACTGGCCATTTTTGTGGTAAAGAGGCTGGGGCAGCAACCAAATGTG ATCTGTCAGCTTGGGAACTTCTCTATCCACATGGCTCTCCGGGATCTTCGACCAGCGG GGTCGAAAACCAGGAAGATCCCATACCCCACCAAGAACCCCTTCACCTGGCTGTTTCTGTTGGTGTCCTGTCCCAACTACACTTACGAG GTCGGCTCCTGGATTGGCTTTGCCATTATGACACAGTGTGTCCCAG TGGCCCTCTTCTCCCTGGTGGGCTTCACCCAGATGACTATCTGGGCCAAGGGCAAGCATCGCAGCTACCTGAAGGAGTTCCGTGACTACCCACCCCTGCGCATGCCCATAATCCCCTTCCTGCTCTGA
- the Tecr gene encoding very-long-chain enoyl-CoA reductase isoform 4 (isoform 4 is encoded by transcript variant 4), whose product MDISLSMAAKEAHQGLDGLPMPMPHKAAKKHKKAVLFFEVEIRDAKTREKLCFLDKVEPQATISEIKTLFTKTHPQWYPARQSLRLDPKGKSLKDEDVLQKLPVGTTATLYFRDLGAQISWVTVFLTEYAGPLFIYLLFYFRVPFIYGRKYDFTSSRHTVVHLACMCHSFHYIKRLLETLFVHRFSHGTMPLRNIFKNCTYYWGFAAWMAYYINHPLYTPPTYGVQQVKLALAIFVICQLGNFSIHMALRDLRPAGSKTRKIPYPTKNPFTWLFLLVSCPNYTYEVGSWIGFAIMTQCVPVALFSLVGFTQMTIWAKGKHRSYLKEFRDYPPLRMPIIPFLL is encoded by the exons ATGGATATAAGCTTGAGCATGGCAGCCAAAGAGGCCCACCAAGGCCTCGATGGCCTTCCCATGCCCATGCCCCACAAAGCAGCCAAGAAGCATAAAAAGGCGGTTCTCTTCTTCGAGGTGGAGATTCGGGATGCAAAGACGAGGGAGAAGCTGTGCTTCCTGGACAAG GTAGAGCCTCAGGCCACCATTTCTGAAATCAAGACCCTTTTCACCAAGACAC ACCCGCAGTGGTATCCTGCCCGCCAGTCCCTCCGCCTGGACCCCA AGGGGAAGTCCCTGAAAGATGAAGATGTGTTGCAGAAGCTTCCTGTGGGCACCACAGCTACGCTCTACTTCCGGGACCTCGGGGCCCAGATCAGCTGGGTGACG GTCTTCCTGACGGAGTATGCTGGGCCCCTTTTCATCTACCTGCTCTTCTACTTCCGGGTGCCCTTCATTTATGGCCGCAAATACGACTTTACATCCAGTCGGCATACTGTGGTGCA CCTCGCCTGCATGTGCCACTCCTTCCACTACATCAAGCGCCTGCTGGAGACTCTCTTCGTGCACCGATTCTCTCACGGAACCATGCCCCTGCGAAACATCTTCAAA aactGCACCTACTACTGGGGCTTTGCTGCGTGGATGGCTTATTACATCAACCACCCTCTCTACACACCCCCTA CCTATGGAGTTCAGCAGGTTAAGCTGGCACTGGCCATTTTTGTG ATCTGTCAGCTTGGGAACTTCTCTATCCACATGGCTCTCCGGGATCTTCGACCAGCGG GGTCGAAAACCAGGAAGATCCCATACCCCACCAAGAACCCCTTCACCTGGCTGTTTCTGTTGGTGTCCTGTCCCAACTACACTTACGAG GTCGGCTCCTGGATTGGCTTTGCCATTATGACACAGTGTGTCCCAG TGGCCCTCTTCTCCCTGGTGGGCTTCACCCAGATGACTATCTGGGCCAAGGGCAAGCATCGCAGCTACCTGAAGGAGTTCCGTGACTACCCACCCCTGCGCATGCCCATAATCCCCTTCCTGCTCTGA